Proteins encoded within one genomic window of Parolsenella massiliensis:
- a CDS encoding ABC transporter permease produces MRSALATDTLRTIRHSARRFLALAAICVLGTTMLIGLTIACEDLRLSADSFFDDQRLYDVSVQSTLGLTNEDVDALAALDGVDSAQGSWSETAYTEVGDARQSVSVSSIAKGGMNEPYLLEGRLPKDGSELATTSEYLEASGKRIGDTVTFGVNADASTWAADDASEHQREKAAELLDKIADDEDGKLTEDERKLLDDVTAADLARAAESDGIDLDRWADLSDNELTNLLTDAYEGRFDDIETDTGDSTELFARHTYTIVGEVIDPTSVAAKNGSASFRSTGSKYSFFVTDKAATAEAYSVVYLRVAGTDGLSCFSDEYERRVAAVKDEAEAIKAQREDAREQQIARDGNARIDDAEASANEQFSKVEDQLAQAQATIDDALAQIEAGREQLESQKASALDALAQAQGQIDAGRAQLADPATREAAVAQARQAADEALEANEQYQQGKQALDALTQARDAYDALAQAKASLEAQIAQLEESGQDATQAKAQLAAVTAHMKALEAQLAQQGVKPEQLPTLIEQAQTQLDAARQSAHDSADKAVDEQLAGMSSQLDEAQATLNDQRAQALRMLDEAAAQLADAQAQADEGQATLDENRADFESQKADALAKIADARAKLASVGSATWYVQDRSAISSFASIGTDASCIETIGVAFPAIFLTVAILVSLTTAARMVEEERGLIGLYKALGYPRGRIMGKYVLYTTGAAVVGGIVGSVLGFVALPEFLFTFFRLMYTFPEFSLHFSAGLCALACGMFVAGIGLATALTVRHELAEQPAQLMRPRAPKAGKRILLERVRPVWNRLSFLNKVTARNLFRYKGRLAMTVFGVAGCCALMIAGFAINDTVQALSANQYGADGRAGIYAYDVLAATQPDDLESAASSLTADARVRDYTTIRTENVSAGFGDALETVQLVVVPDGFSLDGYIDLRGEDGSHLSLADATADGGVLVTKSLANVAGLAAGDDVSLQDTSLNRGAAKVDAVVMNYLGDAVYMTQSTYEATFGERLEANALLAHLNGTTNEKIAYADELASDTTFLSVVSTPKAVRDFSNVFMLISCVTVLLTVLAAGLSFVVLLTLSATNVSERERELATIKVLGFRKRETRTYINKEMLILALIGTLAGIPLGIALSHALTYVLNMPSMYFAVEIAPTSILASCGLSLLFALIVCIISRRSIDRIDMVGALKSAE; encoded by the coding sequence ATGCGCTCAGCCCTCGCCACCGACACCCTGCGAACCATCCGCCACAGCGCCCGGCGCTTCCTGGCGCTCGCCGCCATCTGCGTGCTTGGCACCACGATGCTCATCGGCCTCACGATCGCCTGCGAGGATCTGCGCCTCTCGGCGGACAGCTTCTTTGACGACCAGCGCCTCTACGACGTGAGCGTGCAGTCCACGCTGGGCCTCACAAACGAGGACGTAGACGCCCTCGCTGCCCTGGACGGCGTCGACTCCGCCCAGGGCAGCTGGAGCGAGACGGCCTACACCGAGGTGGGAGACGCGCGCCAGTCTGTGAGCGTGAGCTCAATCGCCAAGGGCGGCATGAACGAGCCCTACCTGCTCGAGGGACGCCTGCCCAAGGATGGCAGCGAGCTGGCCACGACCTCCGAGTACCTCGAGGCCTCCGGCAAGCGCATTGGCGACACCGTGACGTTCGGCGTCAACGCGGACGCGTCCACCTGGGCGGCCGACGACGCGTCCGAGCACCAGCGCGAGAAGGCCGCCGAGCTTCTCGACAAGATCGCGGACGATGAGGACGGCAAGCTCACGGAGGACGAGCGCAAGCTGCTCGACGACGTCACGGCCGCCGACCTCGCCCGCGCCGCCGAGAGCGACGGCATCGACCTCGACCGCTGGGCCGACCTTTCGGACAACGAGCTCACGAACCTGCTCACGGACGCCTACGAGGGTCGCTTCGACGACATCGAGACGGACACCGGGGACAGCACCGAGCTGTTCGCCCGCCACACGTACACGATCGTGGGCGAGGTCATCGACCCCACGAGCGTGGCGGCAAAGAACGGCTCCGCGTCGTTTCGCTCCACGGGCTCCAAGTACTCGTTCTTCGTGACGGACAAGGCCGCCACGGCAGAGGCCTACTCCGTGGTCTACCTGCGCGTCGCCGGAACGGATGGCCTCAGCTGCTTCTCGGACGAGTACGAGCGGCGCGTGGCGGCCGTCAAGGACGAGGCCGAGGCCATCAAGGCGCAGCGCGAGGACGCGCGCGAGCAGCAGATCGCCCGCGACGGCAACGCGAGGATCGACGACGCCGAGGCAAGCGCCAACGAACAGTTCAGCAAGGTCGAGGACCAACTCGCCCAGGCGCAGGCCACCATCGACGACGCCTTGGCCCAGATCGAGGCGGGCCGCGAGCAGCTCGAGAGCCAGAAGGCCAGCGCCCTTGACGCCCTCGCCCAGGCGCAGGGCCAGATCGACGCGGGCCGCGCCCAGCTCGCCGACCCCGCCACGCGCGAGGCGGCGGTGGCCCAGGCACGCCAGGCCGCGGACGAGGCACTCGAGGCCAACGAGCAATACCAGCAGGGCAAGCAGGCGCTCGACGCCCTCACGCAGGCGCGAGACGCCTATGACGCTCTCGCGCAGGCAAAGGCGTCACTCGAGGCCCAGATAGCCCAGCTCGAGGAGAGCGGCCAGGACGCGACCCAGGCAAAGGCGCAGCTCGCGGCCGTCACCGCACACATGAAGGCCCTTGAGGCCCAGCTGGCCCAGCAGGGCGTGAAGCCCGAGCAGCTCCCCACCCTCATCGAGCAGGCGCAGACCCAGCTCGACGCCGCGAGGCAGTCCGCCCACGACAGTGCCGACAAGGCCGTGGACGAGCAGCTCGCCGGCATGTCCTCCCAGCTCGACGAGGCCCAGGCCACGTTGAACGACCAGCGCGCCCAGGCCCTGCGGATGCTCGACGAGGCAGCCGCCCAGCTCGCGGACGCCCAGGCGCAGGCCGACGAGGGGCAGGCGACGCTCGACGAGAACCGCGCCGACTTCGAGAGCCAGAAGGCAGACGCCCTCGCCAAGATCGCCGACGCGCGCGCCAAGCTCGCGAGCGTGGGCAGCGCCACGTGGTACGTCCAGGACCGCTCGGCCATCTCGAGCTTTGCCTCCATCGGCACGGACGCCAGCTGCATCGAGACGATCGGCGTGGCGTTCCCCGCCATCTTCCTCACGGTGGCCATCCTCGTCTCCCTCACCACGGCGGCGCGCATGGTCGAGGAGGAGCGCGGGCTCATCGGCCTGTACAAGGCGCTCGGGTACCCCCGCGGCCGCATCATGGGCAAGTACGTTCTCTACACGACGGGCGCCGCCGTCGTGGGCGGCATCGTAGGCTCCGTGCTGGGGTTTGTCGCCCTGCCGGAGTTCCTGTTCACGTTCTTCCGCCTCATGTACACGTTCCCGGAGTTCTCGCTGCACTTCTCGGCCGGCCTGTGCGCGCTGGCCTGCGGGATGTTCGTTGCGGGAATCGGGCTGGCAACCGCCCTCACCGTGCGCCACGAGCTTGCCGAGCAGCCCGCCCAGCTCATGCGGCCCCGCGCGCCCAAGGCCGGCAAGCGCATCCTGCTCGAGCGCGTGCGGCCCGTGTGGAACCGCCTGTCGTTCCTCAACAAGGTCACGGCACGCAACCTCTTCCGCTACAAGGGGCGCCTGGCCATGACGGTCTTTGGCGTGGCCGGCTGCTGCGCGCTCATGATTGCGGGCTTTGCCATCAACGACACCGTCCAGGCGCTCTCCGCCAACCAGTACGGCGCGGACGGTCGCGCGGGCATCTACGCCTATGACGTGCTCGCGGCCACGCAACCCGACGACCTCGAGTCCGCCGCGAGCAGCCTCACGGCAGACGCGCGCGTCCGCGACTACACGACGATCCGCACGGAGAACGTGAGCGCCGGCTTTGGCGACGCGCTCGAGACCGTCCAGCTCGTCGTCGTGCCCGACGGCTTCTCGCTTGACGGCTACATCGACCTGCGCGGCGAGGACGGAAGCCACCTGTCGCTCGCCGACGCCACGGCAGACGGCGGCGTCCTCGTCACGAAGAGCCTCGCGAACGTCGCGGGCCTCGCCGCGGGCGACGACGTCTCGCTGCAGGACACGTCGCTCAACCGCGGAGCGGCCAAGGTGGACGCCGTCGTCATGAACTACCTCGGTGACGCCGTCTACATGACCCAGTCCACCTACGAGGCCACGTTTGGAGAGAGGCTCGAGGCAAACGCCCTGCTCGCCCACCTCAACGGCACGACGAACGAGAAGATCGCCTACGCCGACGAGCTCGCGAGCGACACGACGTTCCTCTCGGTCGTGAGCACGCCCAAGGCCGTCCGCGACTTCTCGAACGTGTTTATGCTCATCAGCTGCGTGACGGTGCTGCTCACGGTGCTCGCCGCCGGCCTGTCGTTCGTCGTGCTGCTCACGCTGTCCGCAACGAACGTCTCCGAGCGCGAGCGCGAGCTGGCCACGATCAAGGTGTTGGGCTTCCGCAAGCGCGAGACGCGCACCTACATCAACAAGGAGATGCTCATCCTGGCGCTCATCGGCACGCTCGCGGGCATTCCGCTGGGCATCGCCCTCTCGCATGCCCTGACGTACGTGCTCAACATGCCGTCGATGTACTTTGCCGTGGAGATCGCGCCCACGAGCATCCTCGCCTCGTGCGGGCTGTCGCTTCTGTTCGCCCTCATCGTCTGCATCATCTCCAGGCGCTCGATCGACCGCATCGACATGGTGGGCGCGCTCAAGTCCGCGGAGTAG
- a CDS encoding lipopolysaccharide biosynthesis protein, with the protein MDNPFKRSAGTRAQGAGRRHERGEARREMLEAERPAGERQARRQRQAAPRRPRRPKRPSRLAMLVGNWWNRLIGAVYSGSLSSQTEQYAAHNTTRDYIWNSVGLGAWGVVFPILSIVTTQLVGVEQAGRFSMAFVTGTLLLFIANYGVRTFQVSDIAEKHSFADYQANRVVTCIVMMFVGILYCQLRGYDPQMFTLCMGMFVYRAIDGLADVYEGRLQQMDKLYLAGISQAIRSAAVIIAYSVLILITKSIGTAGIAMAVASVASFVLLTLPLTYFETPKSAKLSIASVKDLFVQCFPLFVALFLYNLIDNMPKFSMEGVLSYDNQLYFNALFSPAHIIIMVIGFIYKPQLMRLAEIWADPKRRGRFDLIVLAVLAIIVALTFGVAAFMGTIGIPIMSFLYGVDFEQFRGLAYVMVATGGVCAAIDFLYQIITVLRRQKAVTRVYLLTLGFSLFVPPLLIGFTGLPGAVLGYLIVMCILLVLLVTEYLSIHAELSETLKSYRRGAEVEE; encoded by the coding sequence ATGGATAACCCGTTCAAGAGAAGCGCGGGAACGAGGGCCCAGGGCGCCGGGCGAAGGCATGAGCGCGGCGAGGCGCGCCGCGAGATGCTGGAGGCCGAGCGGCCAGCGGGCGAGCGCCAGGCTCGCCGACAGCGACAGGCGGCGCCGAGAAGACCTCGGCGCCCCAAGAGGCCAAGCCGTCTCGCCATGCTTGTCGGGAACTGGTGGAACCGCCTCATCGGCGCCGTGTACTCCGGCTCGCTCTCGAGCCAGACGGAGCAGTACGCCGCGCACAACACCACACGCGACTACATCTGGAACTCCGTGGGCCTCGGCGCCTGGGGCGTGGTGTTTCCCATCCTCTCGATCGTGACAACGCAGCTCGTGGGCGTCGAGCAGGCGGGCCGCTTCTCCATGGCGTTCGTGACGGGCACGCTGCTTCTGTTCATCGCCAACTACGGCGTGCGCACGTTTCAGGTCTCCGACATCGCCGAGAAGCACTCGTTTGCCGACTACCAGGCAAACCGCGTGGTCACGTGCATCGTCATGATGTTCGTGGGCATCCTGTACTGCCAGCTTCGCGGCTACGACCCGCAGATGTTCACACTGTGCATGGGCATGTTCGTCTACCGCGCCATCGACGGCCTCGCCGACGTCTACGAGGGACGCCTCCAGCAGATGGACAAGCTCTACCTCGCCGGCATCTCACAGGCCATTCGCTCGGCGGCCGTCATCATCGCCTACAGCGTGCTCATCCTCATCACGAAGAGCATCGGCACGGCGGGCATCGCCATGGCCGTGGCCTCCGTCGCCTCGTTCGTGCTGCTCACGCTGCCGCTCACGTACTTTGAGACGCCCAAGAGCGCCAAGCTCTCCATCGCGAGCGTCAAGGACCTGTTCGTGCAGTGCTTCCCGCTGTTCGTGGCGCTGTTCCTGTACAACCTCATCGACAACATGCCCAAGTTCTCCATGGAGGGCGTGCTTTCCTACGACAACCAGCTGTACTTCAACGCGCTGTTCTCGCCCGCGCACATCATCATCATGGTGATTGGCTTCATTTACAAGCCGCAGCTCATGCGCCTGGCAGAGATCTGGGCAGACCCGAAGCGCCGCGGCCGGTTCGATCTCATCGTGCTGGCGGTCCTTGCCATCATCGTGGCGCTCACGTTTGGCGTCGCGGCGTTCATGGGCACGATCGGCATCCCCATCATGAGCTTCCTGTACGGCGTGGACTTCGAGCAGTTCCGCGGGCTCGCCTACGTCATGGTGGCCACGGGCGGCGTCTGCGCGGCCATCGACTTCCTGTACCAGATCATCACGGTGCTGCGCCGCCAGAAGGCCGTCACGCGCGTCTACCTGCTGACGCTTGGCTTCTCGCTGTTCGTGCCCCCGCTGCTCATCGGGTTCACGGGGCTGCCGGGCGCCGTGCTGGGATACCTCATCGTCATGTGCATCCTGCTCGTGCTGCTCGTGACCGAGTATCTCTCCATCCATGCCGAGCTCTCCGAGACGCTCAAGAGCTATCGCAGGGGCGCCGAGGTCGAGGAGTAG
- a CDS encoding LPXTG cell wall anchor domain-containing protein, protein MKFKHVLVAVASTALVVAPTALPAVALAEDAATGDAVVATREASGPQVVLKDATINASQLKSGNFYQLKNQLKSLMLVSATKDGRDITGMVEAGLGNFSAALANKTLGTYDVPFYYGGSDLVGTAKLTVTDSSTAAAPKLTDADVAAVRGGVLLTVMGQGVTNEPNALPAGSFSVGAARKGTDDAWYTDVAINPAAIDAYYKPLVPPVAQAKVVYDAGASSLTATFKYDAAAQKWVVETPARVTFNVTLAKSGAFEFADSATVAPGDVKGLSTDKLIARIKEKLVKKAEVNGESVVNAYGFKVMLGTQLRDLQDGKAGTYSISFMYDGDGYNNEVVGNATLVIAEPEQPATPSAPVTPAAPTTPATTPSNDDNAPASDAKKPAKAAKKALPQTGDNALAIAGLFGAAGAATAALGVAAKRR, encoded by the coding sequence ATGAAGTTCAAGCATGTGCTTGTGGCCGTTGCGTCGACTGCCCTCGTGGTTGCGCCCACGGCCCTGCCCGCCGTGGCCCTGGCCGAGGACGCGGCTACGGGCGACGCCGTCGTGGCCACGCGGGAGGCCAGCGGCCCGCAGGTGGTTCTCAAGGACGCCACCATTAACGCGAGCCAGCTCAAGAGCGGCAACTTCTATCAGCTCAAGAACCAGCTCAAGAGCCTCATGCTCGTGTCGGCAACCAAGGATGGCCGTGACATTACCGGGATGGTCGAGGCTGGCCTGGGCAACTTCTCAGCCGCCCTTGCGAACAAGACTCTCGGTACCTACGACGTCCCGTTCTACTACGGCGGTTCGGATCTCGTGGGCACCGCCAAGCTCACCGTCACCGACTCATCCACCGCTGCGGCTCCCAAGCTCACGGACGCGGACGTGGCCGCCGTGCGGGGCGGCGTGCTGCTGACGGTCATGGGTCAGGGCGTCACGAACGAGCCGAACGCGCTTCCCGCGGGCTCCTTCTCCGTGGGTGCTGCGCGCAAGGGCACGGACGACGCCTGGTACACGGACGTGGCGATCAACCCGGCTGCCATCGACGCCTACTACAAGCCCCTCGTGCCGCCCGTGGCGCAGGCCAAGGTTGTCTATGACGCCGGCGCCTCCAGCCTCACGGCCACGTTCAAGTACGACGCGGCTGCCCAGAAGTGGGTCGTCGAGACGCCTGCAAGGGTGACGTTCAACGTGACGCTTGCCAAGAGCGGCGCCTTCGAGTTCGCGGACTCTGCCACGGTTGCCCCGGGCGACGTCAAGGGCCTCTCCACCGACAAGCTCATTGCGCGCATCAAGGAGAAGCTCGTCAAGAAGGCCGAGGTCAACGGCGAGTCCGTCGTGAACGCCTATGGCTTCAAGGTCATGCTGGGCACGCAGCTCCGCGACCTGCAGGACGGTAAGGCCGGTACGTACTCCATCAGCTTCATGTACGACGGCGACGGCTACAACAACGAGGTCGTAGGCAACGCGACGCTCGTCATCGCCGAGCCCGAGCAGCCTGCCACGCCGAGCGCACCCGTCACGCCGGCCGCTCCCACGACGCCGGCCACCACGCCCAGCAACGACGACAACGCGCCCGCTTCCGATGCCAAGAAGCCGGCCAAGGCCGCCAAGAAGGCCCTTCCCCAGACGGGCGACAACGCCCTGGCCATCGCCGGCCTGTTCGGTGCCGCCGGAGCTGCGACGGCAGCCCTGGGCGTCGCCGCCAAGCGTCGCTAG